The following are encoded together in the Natronolimnobius sp. AArcel1 genome:
- the hemG gene encoding protoporphyrinogen oxidase — MTVGVIGAGISGLTLVHALREQGEDVLAYEARDEPGGIMRSRQIDGRTVELGPQRLRLTPSIETLIDDLELYPQLRLGADDQPLYIYADGDRRVVPLSARELLTTDLLSVGGKLRLLKEPLTADTRPGETVDEFLVRKFGQQAARRFFGPLYSGLYGTDTQDMLMEYSLGRAIENAGIDGSIVLAVLRKLLSGRETPPICTFDDGLGVLSNALYERHADAISLETPVTAIQSADGGYELVTDDGTETVDDVVVTTPADTSADLLESVDTSLASTLRRFNYNPIAVVFLESSFDEDGIGTLVPSTEPSQISGLTWNASFLDRDGVFTCYIDPGRCPNMTERSDSDLESIAADEFERITGASAEPFGIHRWNPGMPAYDRSWTAMDDIELPDGIHLCSNYVGRPGIPGRIRNANRLAGELAEAE; from the coding sequence ATGACTGTCGGTGTCATCGGTGCCGGAATCTCCGGACTGACTCTCGTTCACGCACTTCGCGAACAGGGCGAGGACGTACTCGCCTACGAAGCGCGCGACGAACCTGGCGGGATCATGCGAAGCCGCCAGATCGACGGCCGTACCGTCGAACTCGGCCCGCAGCGACTCCGACTAACGCCCAGTATCGAGACGCTGATCGACGACCTCGAGTTGTATCCACAGCTTCGACTCGGTGCGGACGACCAACCGTTGTATATTTACGCGGACGGCGACCGTCGCGTCGTGCCGCTGTCCGCACGCGAGCTTCTTACAACGGACCTGCTAAGCGTCGGTGGCAAGCTTCGGCTGCTCAAAGAGCCACTAACTGCGGATACACGCCCAGGTGAAACCGTCGATGAATTTCTCGTCCGAAAGTTCGGCCAGCAGGCTGCCCGGCGATTCTTCGGGCCGCTGTACAGCGGCCTGTACGGAACGGACACGCAGGATATGCTCATGGAGTACTCACTCGGTCGCGCCATCGAAAACGCCGGCATCGACGGCAGCATCGTCCTCGCAGTATTGCGAAAGTTGTTGTCGGGCCGCGAAACACCGCCGATCTGTACGTTCGATGACGGCCTTGGCGTCCTCTCGAACGCCCTTTACGAGCGCCACGCCGACGCAATATCGCTCGAGACGCCAGTCACGGCGATCCAATCCGCAGACGGCGGCTACGAACTCGTCACCGACGACGGCACGGAAACCGTTGACGACGTTGTCGTCACAACACCGGCCGATACCAGCGCTGACCTGCTCGAGTCGGTCGATACTTCGCTCGCGTCGACACTGCGTCGGTTCAACTACAACCCGATTGCCGTCGTCTTCCTCGAGTCGTCGTTCGACGAAGACGGTATCGGGACGCTCGTGCCGTCGACGGAGCCGAGTCAGATCAGCGGCCTCACGTGGAACGCGAGCTTTCTCGACCGCGATGGGGTGTTTACCTGCTATATCGATCCCGGTCGGTGTCCGAACATGACCGAGCGCAGCGATAGCGATCTCGAGTCAATCGCGGCCGACGAGTTCGAACGAATTACTGGCGCGTCCGCAGAACCGTTCGGGATCCACCGATGGAATCCCGGTATGCCGGCATACGACCGCTCGTGGACGGCGATGGACGATATCGAACTCCCGGATGGAATTCATCTCTGCTCGAACTACGTTGGCCGTCCAGGTATCCCCGGACGCATCCGAAATGCCAACCGACTCGCAGGCGAACTGGCCGAAGCCGAATAA
- a CDS encoding PAS domain-containing sensor histidine kinase, with product MRHDELVSTFGQSVGVEKATDLITDALEDLEIERQATYSSHEVADICETISRANSGYLTVVANEVRVREQAKRRFDALLEQITDPVVMVSFDASVPVVNAVNPAFETTFGYGEDAVGRSLPALIVPEEQSGETVDEWFRSDAGSGTEIERVTADGDRRTFLFRPVIVSGFDGTIEGFGIYTDITERKRRERTLKRQNEQLERFVSVVSHDLRNPLSVADGNARLALQLTSESTVEERLEKLVAAHERMETLIDDLLTLASQGQAVDDPVTVRLQTVVEAAWDTLGTTAATLEIEVDDERRVRADDGRLRQLFENLFRNAIEHGSTEQLKATGNPDEPAEHATRSTETHSNDSMQPAVTIRVGWDNGMLWVEDDGPGIVPAERESVFDHGYTTSPDGTGFGLAIVEAIVDAHGWEIDVTESRDGGARFRLHGITGWTAPTTPE from the coding sequence ATGCGTCACGACGAACTCGTTTCGACGTTCGGCCAGTCCGTCGGCGTCGAGAAAGCCACCGACCTGATCACGGACGCACTCGAGGACCTCGAGATTGAACGCCAGGCAACGTACTCGAGTCACGAAGTCGCCGATATCTGCGAGACAATCAGTCGGGCGAATAGTGGCTATCTCACCGTCGTCGCAAACGAAGTCCGTGTTCGGGAGCAGGCAAAACGACGCTTCGACGCCTTGCTCGAGCAGATTACTGATCCGGTTGTGATGGTCAGCTTCGACGCGTCGGTGCCGGTTGTCAACGCCGTCAACCCGGCGTTCGAGACGACCTTTGGCTACGGCGAGGACGCCGTTGGGCGCTCGCTCCCGGCGTTGATCGTCCCTGAGGAGCAAAGTGGCGAGACCGTCGACGAGTGGTTCCGGTCAGACGCTGGCAGTGGCACGGAAATCGAACGCGTCACCGCTGATGGCGACCGTCGAACGTTTCTCTTTCGCCCCGTCATCGTCTCGGGATTCGACGGCACTATCGAAGGCTTTGGCATCTACACGGACATTACCGAGCGAAAGCGCCGCGAACGAACACTCAAGCGCCAGAACGAACAACTCGAGCGCTTCGTCAGCGTCGTCTCACATGACCTGCGCAATCCACTCAGCGTCGCCGACGGCAACGCCAGACTGGCGCTGCAACTCACGTCAGAATCCACAGTCGAGGAACGACTCGAGAAGTTGGTCGCGGCACACGAGCGCATGGAGACGCTAATCGACGACTTGCTTACGCTCGCCAGTCAGGGTCAAGCTGTCGACGATCCGGTCACAGTTCGACTGCAGACGGTCGTCGAAGCAGCCTGGGACACTCTCGGGACAACAGCCGCAACACTCGAGATCGAAGTCGACGACGAGCGACGGGTTCGAGCCGATGACGGACGGCTCCGACAGCTATTCGAGAACCTCTTTCGAAACGCGATTGAACACGGCTCGACGGAGCAACTCAAGGCGACCGGCAACCCAGACGAGCCTGCCGAACATGCGACCCGCTCCACGGAGACACATTCGAACGACTCGATGCAGCCAGCGGTAACAATCCGCGTTGGCTGGGATAATGGGATGCTCTGGGTTGAAGACGACGGGCCTGGCATTGTGCCGGCCGAACGGGAGTCAGTGTTCGACCACGGCTACACCACGTCTCCTGATGGAACAGGCTTCGGCCTGGCAATCGTCGAGGCCATCGTCGATGCCCACGGCTGGGAAATTGACGTGACAGAGAGTCGAGACGGTGGTGCGCGCTTTCGGCTACATGGAATCACCGGGTGGACGGCACCGACCACGCCCGAGTGA
- a CDS encoding glycosyltransferase family 2 protein, whose translation MASVILPTNTWTNAAESVVDNLRDSDALLIVCDSSTAPVVDAAPDRATVLIAGEPAGCSGKAHALATGMEHATDDIIVWTDDDVHREAGWIETLTTHAKNHDAATEVPVYTGSGLWQLFEPALIIAGTSGPASGRYVWGGGVAFDRTKLDETAFLRDLRQTVGDDTLLSEYVDDIWAETDHCRQIDVNGSPEAVYHRLVRLGKTSWRFEPLQTTILLGISLAFSAGALMFPIVGVIVATLLGGLAYWRLGITRASVVLSYPSLLLVPVFLILALVAPSFEWGGRTYKWSGKFDVQVAS comes from the coding sequence ATGGCGAGTGTTATTTTACCAACTAATACATGGACGAACGCTGCTGAATCCGTGGTTGACAATCTCCGAGATTCAGATGCGTTGCTTATTGTGTGTGATTCGTCTACGGCTCCAGTTGTTGATGCGGCTCCAGATCGGGCAACTGTCCTCATCGCTGGTGAGCCAGCCGGCTGTTCGGGAAAGGCGCACGCGCTTGCAACGGGAATGGAACACGCAACTGACGACATAATAGTCTGGACGGATGATGATGTTCATCGTGAAGCGGGATGGATCGAAACGCTCACAACGCACGCGAAAAACCACGATGCTGCAACAGAAGTCCCAGTGTACACTGGGTCTGGTCTCTGGCAGTTGTTTGAACCAGCCCTGATTATTGCGGGCACGTCCGGGCCTGCATCCGGTCGGTACGTGTGGGGCGGTGGCGTCGCGTTTGATCGAACGAAGCTGGATGAAACGGCATTTCTTCGCGATCTTCGTCAAACGGTCGGCGATGACACGCTCTTGAGTGAGTACGTAGACGACATCTGGGCCGAGACGGATCACTGTCGACAGATTGACGTCAATGGATCTCCCGAAGCCGTGTATCACCGACTCGTTCGACTTGGCAAAACATCCTGGCGCTTTGAGCCACTCCAAACCACCATCCTTCTTGGGATTTCACTCGCCTTCTCTGCAGGTGCGCTCATGTTCCCGATTGTCGGCGTGATCGTAGCAACGTTGCTTGGAGGTCTTGCATATTGGAGGCTAGGCATTACCCGAGCATCGGTCGTTCTTTCGTACCCATCCCTGCTTTTGGTTCCCGTTTTTCTCATCCTTGCACTCGTTGCACCGTCGTTCGAGTGGGGTGGTCGGACATACAAGTGGTCCGGGAAGTTCGATGTACAGGTCGCCTCGTAA
- a CDS encoding twin-arginine translocation signal domain-containing protein has protein sequence MTEHDTTRRTFMKAAGAAGAVTIVAGCLGDDDDGNGNGNGNGNGDDDGDEAEAIEPGTEIELDGQTPGWVGIAPDSIDGDENPTLVLEEGETYEIGWTEGDGADHNIEIRDDGGDVVDDLQTDEVSDPDDDQWLEFEASSDMAEYVCDPHETTMVGEIVVE, from the coding sequence ATGACCGAACATGATACCACTCGTCGGACGTTCATGAAAGCTGCCGGTGCTGCAGGCGCAGTCACGATCGTTGCAGGCTGTCTTGGCGACGATGACGACGGTAACGGAAACGGCAATGGCAACGGGAACGGCGACGATGACGGTGATGAGGCCGAAGCAATCGAGCCTGGCACCGAAATCGAACTCGACGGCCAGACGCCTGGGTGGGTCGGCATCGCCCCCGACTCCATTGACGGCGACGAGAACCCAACGCTCGTCCTTGAAGAGGGCGAAACCTACGAAATCGGCTGGACCGAAGGCGACGGTGCCGACCACAACATCGAGATTCGAGACGACGGCGGCGACGTTGTCGACGACCTCCAGACTGACGAAGTCAGTGACCCAGACGACGACCAATGGCTCGAGTTCGAAGCCAGCTCCGACATGGCCGAGTACGTCTGTGACCCACACGAGACGACGATGGTCGGTGAAATCGTCGTCGAGTAA
- a CDS encoding BtpA/SgcQ family protein, whose protein sequence is MTSITPFRVRIDAPAPVIGMVHLPALPGAPDFDGDRDVIRERALADARRLEAGGVDALMLENFGDAPFYPEAVPRHVVAELTALAASVSDAVDCPLGINVLRNDAESALSIAAAVDADFIRVNVHVGTAATDQGVLEGKAHETLRLRNRLEADVAVLADIHVKHATPIGETTLEQAALETVERGRADGIIVSGAGTGEETARTDLDCVADAVGDRVPVLVGSGITPDTVGDRLEAGADGVIVGTALKAGGETTNVVSRERVEAVVEAARAAGQ, encoded by the coding sequence ATGACTTCGATTACGCCATTTCGGGTGCGCATCGACGCTCCTGCCCCTGTTATCGGCATGGTTCACCTGCCGGCGCTCCCCGGCGCGCCCGACTTCGATGGCGACCGAGATGTCATTCGTGAGCGTGCGCTCGCTGATGCCCGCCGACTCGAGGCCGGCGGCGTTGATGCACTGATGCTCGAGAATTTCGGCGACGCGCCCTTTTACCCTGAGGCGGTTCCCAGACACGTCGTCGCAGAGCTGACCGCGCTCGCTGCGTCCGTCTCCGATGCCGTTGACTGCCCGCTTGGAATCAATGTGTTGCGCAACGACGCCGAATCCGCACTGTCGATTGCCGCTGCTGTCGACGCCGACTTCATCCGCGTCAACGTCCACGTTGGGACCGCCGCAACTGATCAGGGAGTCCTTGAGGGGAAAGCCCACGAAACGCTTCGCCTGCGTAATCGACTCGAGGCTGATGTCGCGGTTCTCGCAGATATCCACGTCAAACACGCGACGCCAATCGGGGAGACGACCCTCGAGCAGGCCGCGCTCGAGACCGTCGAACGCGGACGGGCCGATGGCATCATCGTCTCGGGTGCTGGAACTGGCGAGGAAACAGCACGCACAGACCTCGACTGCGTCGCAGACGCTGTCGGTGACCGAGTTCCCGTGCTTGTTGGGAGTGGTATCACGCCGGACACCGTCGGCGACCGTCTCGAGGCAGGTGCAGACGGTGTTATCGTTGGAACGGCACTCAAAGCCGGCGGTGAGACGACGAACGTCGTTTCTCGAGAGCGCGTCGAGGCGGTTGTCGAAGCCGCTCGAGCGGCCGGCCAGTAA
- the hemE gene encoding uroporphyrinogen decarboxylase: protein MKELFIRAAHGEQTERPPVWMMRQAGRYLPEYRELRDDYSFLEAISTPDIAAEISLQPWERFQPDGVVMYSDILTVLEPLGFSYHLESGVGPVVENPVEEPADTARERGDVREELWYVGDLLERLTDELGSQAAVLGFAGGPFTLGAYVCEGTPSRSFMAIRRLRAEHPDAFERLLQAFTDIIVEYVTYQVESGADAIQLFDTYAGLLSPADYRKFLLPLHQEILEAVDVPTIIFARNMSGNLELLAESGADVVGLDWTVDITQDLDALEDVAIQGNLDPALLYGDPADVRERTRDVIDAARRDGHILNLGHGVDRKTPVENVEAFFETATQYDADGSSSQ, encoded by the coding sequence ATGAAAGAGCTGTTCATCAGGGCGGCCCACGGCGAGCAGACGGAACGCCCCCCGGTGTGGATGATGCGCCAGGCCGGACGCTATCTCCCCGAGTATCGCGAGCTCCGGGACGACTACTCGTTTCTCGAGGCCATTTCCACGCCGGACATAGCCGCTGAAATCTCCTTACAGCCCTGGGAGCGGTTCCAGCCCGACGGCGTCGTCATGTACTCCGATATTCTGACCGTCCTCGAGCCACTGGGCTTTTCCTACCACCTCGAGTCCGGCGTCGGCCCGGTCGTCGAAAACCCCGTCGAGGAACCGGCAGACACAGCCCGCGAACGTGGCGACGTGCGCGAGGAACTCTGGTACGTCGGCGACCTCCTCGAGCGTCTCACGGACGAACTCGGCTCGCAGGCGGCCGTCCTTGGCTTCGCCGGCGGCCCATTCACGCTCGGCGCGTACGTTTGTGAGGGAACGCCGTCGCGATCGTTCATGGCGATTCGCCGACTCCGCGCGGAACACCCCGACGCGTTCGAGCGACTCCTGCAGGCGTTTACCGACATCATCGTCGAGTACGTCACCTATCAGGTCGAGTCGGGCGCGGATGCAATCCAACTGTTCGACACCTACGCCGGCCTCCTCTCGCCTGCAGACTACCGCAAATTCTTACTCCCCCTCCATCAGGAGATTCTCGAGGCCGTCGACGTCCCCACGATCATCTTCGCGCGCAACATGAGCGGCAACCTCGAGTTGCTCGCCGAAAGCGGGGCCGACGTGGTCGGCCTCGACTGGACGGTCGATATCACGCAGGATCTCGACGCACTCGAGGACGTTGCGATTCAGGGGAATCTCGATCCAGCGCTGTTGTACGGCGATCCGGCGGACGTTCGCGAGCGCACGCGCGACGTTATCGACGCTGCAAGAAGGGACGGACACATTCTCAATCTGGGCCACGGCGTCGACCGAAAAACGCCGGTCGAAAACGTCGAGGCGTTCTTCGAGACGGCAACGCAGTACGACGCAGACGGCTCGAGTAGTCAGTGA
- a CDS encoding NADH:flavin oxidoreductase/NADH oxidase, which yields MSSLFSTLSMRDLEIPNRLAVSPMCQYTCEPDGLPTEWHRVHLGSRAVGGAGIVMTEATAVEPRGRITPHDLGIWSDEHAAALEPITEFICEQGGVPAIQLAHAGHKGSKHRPWDGNVPIAPDETDPDGAEGYEVLSPSPEAYPPFDGDRPEMQAADADDIQGVIDAYRDAAERSLEAGFEIAEVHAAHGYLLHEFLSPVTNERTDDYGGSFENRTRLVREVTAAVREIWPDEKPVFVRISGTDWLDDRESWDLEQSVRLAGSLSDLGVDLIDVSSGGIHPDQQPPGGPNFQVPLAEAIREGTDVAVGAVGGITEPEQADALVRNGRSDLVLVGREFLRDPYFGLRAAGDLTDEAPSSWPIQYRRAVR from the coding sequence ATGTCATCGCTGTTTTCGACACTGTCGATGCGTGACCTCGAGATTCCGAATCGACTCGCTGTCTCGCCGATGTGTCAGTACACCTGTGAGCCGGACGGGCTTCCAACGGAGTGGCATCGCGTGCATCTCGGAAGTCGGGCCGTCGGCGGTGCCGGTATCGTCATGACTGAGGCAACGGCCGTCGAACCGCGCGGTCGGATCACACCCCACGATCTGGGTATCTGGAGTGACGAGCATGCTGCTGCACTCGAGCCGATTACCGAATTTATCTGCGAGCAAGGGGGAGTCCCCGCGATTCAACTGGCCCACGCGGGTCATAAAGGGAGCAAGCACCGCCCATGGGACGGAAACGTTCCGATTGCTCCGGACGAGACCGACCCCGACGGTGCCGAGGGCTACGAAGTCCTCTCACCCTCGCCCGAGGCGTATCCGCCGTTCGACGGCGATCGACCCGAGATGCAAGCGGCCGACGCGGACGACATCCAGGGCGTAATCGATGCGTACCGAGACGCGGCTGAACGCTCGCTCGAGGCGGGCTTCGAAATCGCAGAGGTGCATGCGGCACACGGCTACTTGCTGCATGAGTTCCTCTCGCCGGTGACGAACGAGCGGACGGATGATTACGGTGGGAGCTTCGAGAACCGAACCCGTCTCGTCCGCGAGGTCACAGCGGCAGTTCGTGAGATCTGGCCCGATGAGAAGCCAGTGTTCGTCCGTATTTCGGGGACAGACTGGCTCGATGACCGCGAGTCATGGGACCTCGAGCAGTCGGTGCGGTTGGCTGGGTCGTTGTCGGATCTTGGCGTCGACCTGATCGACGTCAGTTCCGGTGGTATCCATCCGGACCAGCAGCCACCGGGTGGTCCGAACTTCCAGGTCCCGCTGGCTGAAGCGATCCGAGAGGGTACTGATGTGGCTGTTGGGGCGGTTGGCGGCATTACCGAGCCTGAACAGGCCGATGCGCTCGTGCGAAACGGGCGATCCGACCTCGTGCTCGTTGGCCGTGAGTTCCTCCGAGATCCGTATTTCGGCCTCCGCGCGGCCGGTGATCTCACTGACGAGGCACCGTCGTCGTGGCCGATTCAGTATCGGCGTGCTGTTCGGTAA
- a CDS encoding thioredoxin family protein, producing MALLESDTQLEAGDTAPAFELEGVDGETYTLESFADNEALLVVFTCNHCPYAQAKFDLLNEIATDHDDVAVVGINPNDAEEYPEDSLESMAEFVEDGTIQYDAYLQDDTQTVAEAYGAVCTPDPFLFERDDDAEAFQLVYQGRLDDALSPDDEPTRYHVREAIDAILAGEDVDLEWQPSQGCSIKWVDE from the coding sequence ATGGCACTACTCGAATCCGACACGCAACTCGAGGCCGGAGACACCGCCCCCGCGTTCGAACTCGAGGGGGTCGACGGGGAAACGTACACGCTCGAGTCGTTCGCCGACAACGAGGCGCTGCTTGTCGTGTTCACGTGCAATCACTGCCCCTACGCGCAGGCGAAGTTCGATCTGCTCAACGAGATTGCAACCGACCACGACGACGTCGCCGTCGTTGGGATCAATCCGAACGATGCCGAAGAGTATCCCGAAGACTCACTCGAGTCGATGGCGGAGTTCGTCGAGGACGGCACGATTCAGTACGATGCGTACCTCCAAGATGACACGCAGACCGTCGCTGAGGCCTACGGCGCGGTCTGTACGCCCGATCCGTTCCTCTTCGAACGCGACGATGACGCCGAGGCGTTCCAGTTGGTCTATCAGGGACGCCTGGACGACGCACTCAGTCCCGACGATGAGCCTACCCGATATCACGTCCGCGAGGCAATCGACGCAATCCTGGCAGGCGAAGACGTCGACCTCGAGTGGCAGCCGTCACAGGGCTGTTCGATCAAGTGGGTTGACGAGTAA
- a CDS encoding FIST signal transduction protein: MRTSVGTALATVTHGREAGVSAATTACEQLSGTQVDFCQVFCPVEYDFDAVLEGIRSVIGPDAKLIGCSANGSFTQSQVGHGVAVGLVASDTLSFYTGLGTGLQENVSRAVREAVTDIPNALEDHPYAAAIALSDGLSGVGEQLALVTQQKLGPEVFIVGGSAADNHQLEATYVFHDGEVVEDGVVLGLIGADERPAMAVAHGHEPLSDPVEVTRSDGPTVYEFDGEPAFEVWKDAVREAVRSEFGVEIDDLEPSEQLLQEILCEFEFGIDQGTQYKMRWPWIEDDGGAMHFAVDIPEGTVFRVMHGRPDAQIESAAETARRARDDAGDVEIAGGFIYDCACRGIVLGDAFDTAVEAMADELEIPFVGFETYGEICMGPGQLSGYHNTTTVALLLPA; this comes from the coding sequence ATGCGAACTTCTGTTGGGACGGCGCTCGCCACGGTAACCCACGGCCGAGAGGCTGGGGTCAGCGCTGCCACGACAGCGTGCGAACAACTGTCGGGAACGCAGGTTGACTTCTGTCAGGTCTTCTGTCCCGTCGAATACGACTTTGACGCCGTGCTCGAGGGAATCAGATCCGTTATCGGTCCCGATGCGAAGCTCATTGGCTGTTCGGCAAACGGTTCGTTTACACAGTCTCAAGTCGGCCACGGAGTCGCCGTTGGCCTCGTTGCAAGCGATACGCTCTCGTTTTATACTGGGCTCGGAACGGGTCTCCAGGAGAACGTCTCGAGAGCCGTTCGAGAAGCCGTCACCGACATTCCAAACGCACTCGAGGACCATCCCTACGCCGCAGCGATTGCCCTCAGCGATGGCTTAAGCGGTGTCGGCGAGCAGTTAGCGCTCGTCACGCAGCAAAAGCTCGGCCCCGAAGTGTTCATCGTTGGCGGCTCAGCAGCGGACAATCATCAACTCGAGGCGACGTACGTCTTTCACGACGGCGAGGTGGTCGAAGACGGCGTTGTCCTCGGATTGATCGGTGCTGACGAGCGCCCCGCCATGGCGGTTGCACACGGCCACGAACCGCTTTCTGACCCGGTCGAAGTGACGCGGTCGGATGGGCCAACGGTCTACGAGTTCGACGGCGAACCCGCTTTCGAGGTCTGGAAAGATGCGGTCCGTGAGGCCGTCAGATCTGAGTTTGGCGTTGAAATCGACGACCTCGAGCCGAGTGAGCAACTGCTACAGGAAATTCTCTGTGAGTTCGAGTTCGGCATCGATCAAGGTACCCAGTACAAGATGCGCTGGCCCTGGATCGAAGACGACGGCGGCGCGATGCACTTTGCCGTCGACATTCCGGAGGGGACCGTCTTCCGCGTGATGCACGGCCGACCCGACGCACAGATCGAATCGGCCGCCGAGACTGCCCGGCGTGCACGCGATGACGCTGGCGACGTCGAAATTGCCGGCGGATTCATTTACGACTGTGCCTGTCGTGGCATTGTCCTCGGCGACGCGTTCGACACGGCCGTCGAGGCGATGGCAGACGAACTCGAGATTCCGTTCGTCGGCTTCGAAACGTACGGTGAAATCTGTATGGGGCCGGGCCAACTCAGTGGTTATCACAACACGACAACCGTCGCCTTACTCCTTCCAGCGTAA
- the hemH gene encoding ferrochelatase, producing the protein METETQTGTATGIVLLNFGEPATPDREVVLEYLTRIFYDNASLEDADSEEAAWERSRELAKRRLPSLMEEYEAIGGSPLQAQADAQAEALEGELTDRGHEVTVYRAMQFMEPLIPDLASELAEDGIDSVLAVPIYPLCGPSTTVSSIDSLEDALEKIDGYDPTVASLTGWHRAPAYNRLRADGIRSFIEEEGIDLHDPDTAFVFSAHGTPTKYLEDGSRYDQYVEEHAQALAQILNLEEYEIGYQNHSNRNIDWTEPETEDVVEELGQRGEADRVVVEPMSFMHEQSETLVELDIDLREDAEDVGLELHRVPVPHDDSRFPQLLSDLVEPFVSGFEPSYYNLRQCQCRDEPGSYCLNAGLPPQ; encoded by the coding sequence ATGGAGACTGAGACACAAACTGGGACAGCAACGGGCATCGTCCTGTTGAATTTTGGCGAGCCAGCCACGCCGGATCGTGAGGTCGTCCTCGAGTACCTCACGCGAATTTTCTACGACAACGCCTCGCTCGAGGATGCCGACTCCGAGGAGGCCGCATGGGAGCGTTCTCGAGAACTGGCCAAGCGACGCCTGCCCAGCCTGATGGAGGAGTACGAGGCCATCGGTGGCTCGCCACTGCAGGCGCAGGCCGACGCACAGGCCGAAGCGCTCGAGGGTGAACTAACCGACCGTGGCCACGAGGTAACTGTCTACCGCGCGATGCAGTTCATGGAGCCACTGATTCCCGACCTCGCGAGCGAACTCGCCGAGGACGGCATCGACTCGGTTCTTGCCGTCCCGATCTATCCACTCTGTGGCCCTTCGACGACGGTGTCGTCAATTGACTCACTCGAGGACGCACTCGAGAAAATCGACGGCTACGACCCAACGGTCGCGTCACTGACTGGCTGGCATCGAGCACCGGCGTACAACCGACTCAGAGCCGACGGGATTCGGTCGTTTATTGAGGAAGAGGGCATCGACTTGCACGACCCCGACACCGCCTTCGTCTTCTCGGCACACGGGACGCCGACAAAATATCTCGAGGACGGCAGCCGGTACGACCAGTACGTCGAGGAACACGCCCAGGCACTGGCCCAAATCCTCAACCTCGAGGAGTACGAAATTGGGTATCAGAACCACTCGAACCGGAATATCGACTGGACCGAACCCGAAACCGAAGACGTCGTTGAGGAACTCGGCCAACGTGGCGAGGCAGACCGCGTCGTCGTCGAGCCGATGAGTTTCATGCACGAACAGTCTGAGACACTCGTCGAACTCGATATCGACCTGCGTGAGGACGCAGAAGACGTCGGTCTCGAGCTTCACCGGGTGCCGGTTCCACACGATGACTCGAGGTTCCCTCAGTTGCTTTCGGATCTGGTCGAGCCGTTCGTCTCCGGATTCGAGCCGTCGTACTACAACCTCCGGCAGTGTCAGTGTCGCGACGAGCCGGGGTCGTACTGTCTGAACGCTGGCCTCCCGCCGCAGTAG